One part of the Rutidosis leptorrhynchoides isolate AG116_Rl617_1_P2 chromosome 1, CSIRO_AGI_Rlap_v1, whole genome shotgun sequence genome encodes these proteins:
- the LOC139852602 gene encoding uncharacterized protein, protein MTSALRQLAYGTAADMFDEYLKMSEQTSILCLDNFCKCIITLYKERYMRSPNAYDVQRLYSKHEEKHGFKGMLGSIDCMHWEWKNCLVALKGQYTRGVHKKPTIMLEAVASYDLWIWHAFFRMAGTSPLAPFEVNGNQYTKGYYLADGIYPDWATLVKGFACPTDDPRIKFTRFQASARKDVERAFGVLQGRFHILRLAARTMSVNKMRRLMDCCIILHNMILEDQGFALSD, encoded by the exons ATGACTTCGGCTCTACGCCAATTGGCGTATGGAACTGCCGCCGATATGTTTGATGAATATTTAAAAATGAGTGAGCAAACCTCAATACTTTGTTTAGATAACTTTTGTAAATGTATTATTACATTATACAAAGAACGTTACATGAGATCTCCCAATGCATACGATGTTCAACGATTATATAGTAAACATGAGGAGAAACATGGTTTTAAGGGTATGCTCGggagtattgattgtatgcattgggagtgGAAGAATTGTCTCGTTGCTTTGAAGGGACAATACACTAGGGGTGTTCACAAGAAACCTACCATTATGCTTGAAGCAGTTGCTTCGTATGACTTGTGGATTTGGCATGCATTTTTTAGAATGGCTG GAACATCTCCACTAGCACCATTTGAGGTAAACGGTAATCAGTACACAAAAGGCTATTACCTAGCTGACGGTATATATCCTGACTGGGCTACTTTAGTCAAAGGTTTTGCGTGTCCGACAGATGATCCAAGGATTAAGTTTACTAGGTTTCAAGCTAGTGCCCGAAAGGATGTAGAGAGGGCATTTGGGGTTCTTCAAGGTCGATTTCATATTTTAAGGTTAGCAGCACGCACTATGTCGGTAAACAAGATGCGGAGACTTATGGACTGTTGTATCATATTACATAATATGATTTTGGAAGATCAAGGATTTGCGTTAAGTGATTGA